A DNA window from Thermococcus sp. 4557 contains the following coding sequences:
- a CDS encoding extradiol dioxygenase produces the protein MLIGAAVMPHGNPVLEPEDDETRRLTEVLRKIGEEFKGADVYILISPHNVRMSDHLGVVMAEHLVSWLGFEGKELPGEWETERDLARKIYEAAKRAGLPVVDMNFAALSGDYSRWPLSWGELIPLQFLEKKPLVLLTPARNVSREALVRFGEIIAEVVEGSEKRVAFIASADHGHGHSEKGPYGKVKESEEYDRLVMEILSENRLERLMEIPEELVRKALVDSYWQLIVLHGLLKRVPMEVRETAYACPTYFGMAGALWLRT, from the coding sequence ATGCTGATTGGAGCCGCGGTTATGCCCCACGGGAACCCCGTCCTGGAGCCGGAGGACGATGAGACGAGAAGACTCACAGAGGTTCTCAGGAAGATCGGCGAGGAGTTCAAAGGAGCTGATGTCTACATCCTCATAAGCCCGCACAACGTCCGGATGAGCGACCACCTCGGCGTGGTCATGGCCGAGCATCTCGTCTCGTGGCTCGGCTTCGAGGGCAAAGAGCTTCCCGGAGAATGGGAGACCGAGAGAGACCTCGCGAGGAAAATCTACGAGGCGGCGAAGAGGGCCGGCCTGCCCGTGGTGGACATGAACTTCGCAGCGCTGAGCGGGGACTACTCGCGCTGGCCGCTGAGCTGGGGAGAGCTCATACCCCTGCAGTTCCTCGAAAAGAAGCCGCTCGTTCTCCTGACCCCGGCCAGAAACGTGTCCAGAGAAGCCCTCGTTCGCTTCGGCGAGATTATCGCGGAGGTCGTAGAGGGGAGCGAGAAGAGGGTGGCCTTCATAGCCAGCGCCGACCACGGACATGGACACAGCGAGAAGGGACCGTACGGAAAGGTGAAGGAGAGCGAGGAGTACGACAGGCTCGTCATGGAGATCCTCTCGGAAAACAGGCTGGAAAGGCTCATGGAAATCCCCGAAGAGCTCGTGAGAAAGGCCCTGGTGGACAGCTACTGGCAGCTCATCGTCCTCCACGGGCTTCTGAAAAGGGTCCCAATGGAGGTGAGGGAAACCGCCTACGCCTGCCCGACCTACTTCGGAATGGCCGGGGCGCTGTGGCTGAGGACGTGA
- the rimI gene encoding ribosomal protein S18-alanine N-acetyltransferase, with product MSVSIRQFGGRIPLAMVAIRPARLFDIPDVMRIERESFREDYPRGVFLVFLENNPDTFLVAEYNGRVIGYVMGYLRPDLEGHIMSIAVDPAYRGNGIGSALLTEVIERLINRGARYIGLEVRVSNEKAIKLYERFGFRRIKRIIGYYADGEDAYYMLMPADEWGGRN from the coding sequence ATGAGCGTCTCCATCCGTCAGTTTGGGGGAAGGATCCCACTGGCCATGGTGGCCATAAGGCCCGCCAGGCTCTTTGATATCCCCGACGTCATGAGAATAGAGCGCGAGTCCTTCAGGGAGGACTACCCGAGGGGCGTTTTCCTTGTTTTCCTGGAGAACAACCCGGACACCTTTTTGGTCGCCGAGTACAACGGAAGGGTCATCGGCTACGTCATGGGATACCTCAGACCGGACCTTGAGGGCCACATCATGAGCATAGCCGTCGATCCTGCGTACCGGGGCAACGGCATAGGCTCCGCCCTTCTCACCGAGGTCATCGAAAGGCTCATAAACAGGGGAGCCCGCTACATAGGCCTGGAGGTTCGCGTCAGCAACGAAAAGGCCATAAAGCTCTACGAGCGCTTTGGCTTCAGGCGCATCAAGCGCATAATCGGCTACTACGCCGACGGGGAGGATGCCTACTACATGCTGATGCCGGCCGACGAGTGGGGTGGAAGGAATTGA
- a CDS encoding ABC transporter ATP-binding protein: MRLEVRVSFAYGEREVLKGVEFTAEKGELLAIIGPNGAGKSTLLKAMVGILRPRGSVRLDGRDLLLMRPPERARLITYVPQSSFPEFAFTIEEFVEMGAYATRGNVEAALKRVGLWERRKEPVTNLSGGEYQLALVARALAQGSEAILLDEPTSHLDINHALMVMELLKGLKEEKIIVAVLHDLNLALRYADRLILLHQGGKYWEGAPGELEPEVLEEVYGVKARIAEVDGHRVVLPELAKV, translated from the coding sequence ATGAGGCTGGAGGTTAGGGTTTCCTTCGCCTACGGCGAGAGGGAGGTCCTGAAGGGCGTCGAGTTCACGGCGGAGAAGGGTGAGCTCCTCGCGATAATCGGGCCGAACGGTGCCGGAAAGAGCACCCTGCTGAAGGCCATGGTCGGGATTCTGAGACCGAGGGGGAGTGTGAGGCTCGACGGAAGGGACCTTCTCTTAATGAGGCCGCCGGAGAGGGCAAGGCTCATAACCTACGTCCCGCAGAGCTCCTTCCCCGAGTTCGCCTTCACCATCGAGGAGTTCGTTGAGATGGGCGCCTATGCAACAAGGGGCAACGTTGAGGCGGCTTTAAAGCGCGTCGGGCTCTGGGAGCGCAGGAAGGAGCCGGTTACGAACCTGAGCGGCGGCGAGTACCAGCTGGCCCTCGTGGCCAGGGCGCTTGCGCAGGGGAGCGAGGCAATACTCCTGGACGAGCCGACGAGCCACCTGGATATAAACCACGCCCTCATGGTGATGGAGCTGCTGAAGGGCCTCAAGGAGGAGAAGATAATTGTGGCGGTCCTCCACGACCTCAACCTGGCCCTTCGCTACGCGGACAGGCTGATTCTGCTCCACCAAGGCGGCAAATACTGGGAGGGAGCCCCCGGAGAACTGGAACCTGAGGTTCTTGAGGAAGTCTACGGGGTGAAGGCGAGGATAGCTGAGGTCGATGGTCACAGGGTCGTTCTGCCGGAACTCGCAAAGGTTTAA
- a CDS encoding iron ABC transporter permease, giving the protein MRRWLPALALLSTTVLFLGVYVGSVGISPFDVTASIAYGIKSTLSHFTQTNLGEKPRYFVIIWELRLPRVLLAYLVGLSLASAGVASQALFRNPLADPYIIGVSAGAGIGAALGAIYAPSHMGSLALASALLSVFIVYSVSRVDGHVPVDTLLLAGIAYGFLANAVTWYLIISQGERAHVTWMWLMGTFNGAGWGDVGEMFVVSALGTGFLIWKWRELNLILLGEESIALGLDLHLYRKLFIGAIAVLTAFAVSTAGIIGFIGLVSPHIMRLLLGPNHRSLTPASALFGGVLLVFADLLARTVAKPTELPVGIITALMGAPFFLYLLMKHKRGELYS; this is encoded by the coding sequence ATGAGGAGATGGCTCCCCGCGCTGGCACTGCTCTCAACAACCGTGCTGTTCCTTGGGGTCTACGTGGGCTCCGTGGGCATAAGCCCGTTCGACGTTACCGCCAGCATAGCCTATGGAATAAAATCGACGCTCTCCCACTTCACCCAGACCAACCTGGGCGAAAAGCCGAGGTACTTCGTTATAATATGGGAGCTCCGCCTCCCGAGGGTTCTCCTGGCTTATCTCGTCGGGCTCTCCCTCGCCTCAGCCGGCGTTGCCAGTCAGGCCCTCTTCAGAAACCCGCTGGCGGACCCCTACATCATCGGTGTTAGCGCCGGCGCCGGAATCGGGGCCGCGCTGGGTGCCATCTACGCCCCCTCCCACATGGGCTCCCTCGCCCTCGCCTCCGCCCTGCTCTCGGTCTTCATAGTTTACTCCGTCTCACGGGTCGATGGCCACGTCCCGGTCGACACCCTCCTCCTGGCGGGAATAGCGTACGGCTTTCTGGCGAACGCGGTAACGTGGTACCTCATCATAAGCCAGGGGGAGAGGGCCCACGTCACATGGATGTGGCTCATGGGAACGTTCAACGGCGCCGGCTGGGGCGACGTTGGCGAGATGTTCGTCGTCTCCGCCCTGGGGACGGGCTTCCTGATATGGAAGTGGCGCGAGCTGAACCTCATCCTCCTGGGCGAGGAGAGCATAGCGCTTGGCCTCGACCTGCACCTCTACAGAAAGCTCTTCATCGGAGCAATAGCGGTTCTAACGGCCTTCGCAGTCTCGACCGCGGGAATAATCGGCTTCATCGGCCTCGTCAGTCCTCACATAATGCGCCTCCTCCTCGGCCCGAACCACAGAAGCCTGACCCCCGCGAGCGCCCTCTTCGGGGGCGTTCTCCTCGTCTTTGCAGACCTGCTCGCCAGAACCGTCGCAAAGCCGACTGAACTGCCGGTGGGCATAATAACCGCCCTGATGGGGGCGCCCTTCTTCCTCTACCTCCTGATGAAGCACAAGAGGGGTGAGCTGTACTCATGA
- a CDS encoding DUF4157 domain-containing protein translates to MRNLPEKLAVLGLIILLVSSLYAAERLTVSPSAVLGEVNGILDQVQEIRNLTFKERPKIVVLTKSEALAKWKPGKADIERMKIEELTYKMTLLLPPNYQYIKKETERSAGWIAATVGNTIYIIQENFMSDQDTARRTIAHESVHVLQKQWFDAKYGADTYDGTIAVQSLIEGDADLVADLYCERNGIPIHKIRSLSGNPLTDLHIFPYVFGDRFVRYLYEKGGWSLVNEAYLRYPVSAQQVMHPELYLENVTPLNVTLGAPPNSRILKEDRLGEYYVYLLLRDVAKLDNETAWNVSSAWRGDRLLLTQNATGYILQWKVVFSSENAAKTFGETLSRLAEGNTYANYTIRIEGNSVLLIAERRD, encoded by the coding sequence ATGCGGAATCTCCCAGAAAAGCTGGCGGTTCTCGGGCTGATAATCCTGCTCGTATCGTCGCTCTACGCAGCTGAAAGGCTAACCGTCAGCCCAAGCGCGGTTCTCGGAGAGGTAAACGGGATACTCGACCAGGTTCAGGAGATAAGGAACCTCACATTCAAGGAGAGGCCGAAGATAGTGGTTCTCACGAAGAGCGAGGCCCTGGCCAAATGGAAGCCCGGCAAAGCGGACATCGAGAGGATGAAAATAGAAGAGCTGACCTACAAGATGACCCTTCTCCTCCCCCCGAATTATCAGTACATCAAAAAAGAAACGGAGCGGAGCGCGGGATGGATAGCCGCGACGGTGGGGAATACTATCTACATCATCCAGGAGAACTTCATGTCCGACCAGGACACAGCCAGGAGGACGATAGCCCACGAGAGCGTTCACGTGCTCCAGAAGCAGTGGTTCGACGCGAAGTACGGCGCCGACACCTACGACGGCACCATAGCTGTTCAGTCCCTCATCGAGGGCGACGCAGACCTCGTCGCCGACCTCTACTGCGAGAGGAACGGGATACCGATTCATAAGATACGCTCGCTGAGCGGCAATCCACTCACGGACCTTCACATCTTCCCCTACGTCTTCGGCGACAGATTCGTGAGGTACCTCTACGAGAAAGGCGGCTGGAGTCTCGTTAACGAGGCGTACCTCCGCTATCCGGTCTCGGCGCAGCAGGTCATGCACCCGGAGCTGTACCTCGAAAACGTTACCCCCCTCAACGTCACCCTGGGCGCACCGCCGAACTCACGGATTCTCAAGGAGGACAGGCTCGGCGAGTACTACGTCTACCTCCTCCTCAGGGACGTTGCGAAGCTAGACAACGAGACCGCCTGGAACGTTTCGAGTGCGTGGCGCGGGGACAGGCTCCTCCTAACCCAGAACGCGACGGGCTACATCCTCCAGTGGAAGGTCGTCTTCTCAAGCGAGAACGCCGCGAAGACCTTTGGGGAAACTCTCTCCAGGCTCGCGGAGGGCAACACTTACGCGAACTACACGATAAGGATTGAAGGGAACTCCGTTCTCCTGATCGCCGAAAGGAGGGACTGA
- a CDS encoding type II toxin-antitoxin system VapC family toxin — protein MAKPLKPELFYMDTSAMIALLIRDDPEHERALSFFRDAVSEGSVFVIGRPTLMEFLNGVAKHVGKDVAEEQYRLYTASRFIFTEKETEADWERAWELFFKYRDQRGIDLFDSLAFAIMERLGIRKAFTFDSDFAVHGFVMVP, from the coding sequence ATGGCGAAGCCATTGAAACCTGAGCTGTTTTACATGGACACGAGCGCCATGATAGCCCTCCTCATCAGGGACGACCCGGAGCACGAGAGAGCCTTGAGCTTCTTTAGAGACGCCGTCAGCGAAGGTTCGGTCTTCGTAATCGGCAGGCCTACATTGATGGAGTTCCTGAACGGTGTCGCAAAGCACGTTGGGAAAGACGTAGCCGAGGAGCAGTACCGGCTCTACACGGCGAGCAGATTCATATTCACCGAGAAGGAAACCGAAGCGGACTGGGAGAGGGCCTGGGAGCTTTTCTTCAAGTACCGCGACCAGCGGGGGATAGACCTCTTCGACAGCCTGGCCTTCGCGATAATGGAGAGGCTTGGAATTAGAAAAGCCTTTACCTTCGACAGCGACTTCGCGGTTCACGGCTTCGTTATGGTTCCCTGA
- the psmB gene encoding archaeal proteasome endopeptidase complex subunit beta, translated as METKKTGTTTVGIKARDGVVLAADTQASLDHMVETLNIRKIVPITDRIAITTAGSVGDVQALARMLEAEARYYQFTWNRPMTTRAMANLLSNILNENKWFPYLVQIIIGGYVDEPTLANLDAMGGLVFDDYTATGSGSPFAIAVLEDGFKKDMSVEEAKELAVRAVRTAGKRDVYTGDRKVQVVVITKDGMKEEFVEFKE; from the coding sequence ATGGAAACTAAGAAGACCGGTACCACCACCGTGGGAATAAAGGCCAGAGACGGCGTTGTTCTGGCCGCTGATACGCAGGCTTCACTCGACCACATGGTCGAGACCCTCAACATCAGGAAGATAGTCCCTATCACAGACAGGATAGCGATAACCACCGCGGGAAGCGTCGGCGACGTCCAGGCCCTGGCGAGGATGCTCGAGGCCGAGGCGCGCTACTACCAGTTCACCTGGAACAGGCCGATGACCACGAGGGCGATGGCGAACCTGCTCAGCAACATACTCAACGAGAACAAGTGGTTCCCATACCTCGTCCAGATAATCATCGGCGGCTACGTTGACGAGCCAACCCTGGCCAACCTCGACGCGATGGGAGGCCTCGTCTTCGACGACTACACCGCAACCGGCTCGGGAAGCCCCTTCGCCATAGCCGTCCTTGAGGATGGCTTCAAGAAGGACATGAGCGTCGAAGAGGCGAAGGAGCTCGCGGTCAGGGCCGTCAGAACCGCCGGAAAGAGGGACGTTTACACCGGCGACAGGAAGGTTCAGGTCGTTGTCATAACGAAGGACGGCATGAAGGAGGAGTTCGTTGAGTTCAAGGAGTGA
- a CDS encoding DUF835 domain-containing protein, with the protein MTSYEPVVCGVLVLITLTLFLTSLRYRAVFLSMHPERRVTYDAVTASFALLSMGTLAFLIIKAEWYADDALIRGLGNGFVVAGLMTFTVGWAELVRGMGRKHEVSRVVEFEEGEMEHIPPGLYICTSPHPEVVKKLLTRRAGLIVSRYPEDMARERFGVERIPVLWLTKVRGENTVNPRRLEYLTQILVDFMSQDDRPKLVLIEGLEYLSVEIGFPALFKFLTTLKDYATIKNAVIIATIGEDVFSEKDTALLLREFPMLKAGKR; encoded by the coding sequence GTGACCAGCTACGAGCCCGTGGTCTGCGGGGTGCTCGTTCTCATAACCCTCACACTCTTCCTGACGAGTCTCAGGTACAGGGCGGTCTTCCTCAGCATGCACCCCGAGAGAAGGGTGACATACGATGCAGTCACGGCGAGCTTCGCTCTTCTGAGCATGGGCACGCTGGCGTTCCTCATAATAAAAGCCGAGTGGTATGCTGACGATGCACTGATCAGAGGGCTGGGAAACGGCTTTGTGGTTGCGGGCCTGATGACCTTCACGGTTGGATGGGCGGAGCTGGTCAGGGGAATGGGCAGGAAACACGAGGTGAGCAGGGTTGTTGAGTTCGAAGAGGGGGAGATGGAGCATATACCTCCCGGGCTCTACATCTGCACATCGCCGCACCCCGAGGTGGTTAAAAAGCTCCTCACAAGAAGGGCGGGACTTATAGTCTCCAGGTATCCCGAGGACATGGCACGGGAGAGGTTTGGGGTGGAAAGAATACCCGTCCTCTGGCTCACGAAGGTGAGGGGAGAAAACACCGTGAACCCCAGGCGGCTGGAATACCTCACCCAGATACTAGTGGACTTCATGTCGCAGGACGACAGGCCAAAGCTTGTCCTCATTGAGGGCCTGGAGTACCTGTCCGTGGAGATCGGGTTTCCGGCGCTCTTTAAATTCCTGACGACGCTCAAGGACTACGCCACCATTAAAAACGCCGTCATAATAGCAACGATCGGGGAAGACGTGTTCTCGGAAAAAGACACCGCGCTCCTTCTCAGGGAGTTCCCGATGCTGAAGGCGGGAAAAAGGTAG
- the thrC gene encoding threonine synthase: MKLVCPICGKTYDEPVQRCECGEPVEFERFTGEPYIGKSVWERFWDFWPVEPALEFSLGEGDTPLVKSRLGEELGVKLYLKNETVNPTWSFKDRGTFLAMSYALKAGYKTVGTVSTGNMAASVSAYASRFGLEAKILVSESASDEKLKAVSVYGSEVIRVHGDYGRLYFESLKLGERLGVYFMNSDNPFRIEGYKGIAFEIAEEISPDYVLIPTSSGGLFRGIAKGFIELHESGLIDDLPTLIAVQAEGCSPICRAFKEGREKIKRFENPKTIAKAIANPYPPSGNAVLRLMRDFGWSCVSVSDGEILEAQRKLAGEGLFVQPASATGIAALERLDLPSGAKVVSILTGSGLRTLKDAPTGKIEECPLGMLESCLR, encoded by the coding sequence GTGAAGCTGGTCTGCCCCATCTGTGGAAAGACCTACGACGAACCGGTTCAGAGGTGTGAATGCGGCGAGCCGGTCGAGTTTGAAAGGTTCACGGGCGAGCCGTACATAGGAAAGAGCGTCTGGGAGCGGTTCTGGGACTTCTGGCCGGTGGAGCCTGCTCTGGAGTTCTCCCTCGGCGAGGGAGACACGCCCCTTGTGAAGTCGAGGCTCGGCGAAGAGCTTGGAGTGAAGCTCTACCTCAAGAACGAGACAGTAAACCCGACGTGGAGCTTCAAGGACAGGGGCACTTTTCTGGCGATGAGCTACGCCCTAAAGGCCGGCTACAAAACCGTTGGAACCGTCTCCACAGGAAATATGGCGGCGAGCGTTTCGGCCTACGCTTCCCGCTTTGGATTAGAGGCCAAAATCCTCGTCTCCGAGAGCGCGAGCGACGAGAAGCTGAAGGCCGTTTCGGTTTACGGCAGCGAGGTCATCAGGGTTCACGGCGACTACGGGAGACTCTACTTCGAGAGCCTGAAGTTGGGAGAAAGGCTCGGGGTCTACTTCATGAACTCGGACAACCCCTTCAGAATCGAGGGCTACAAGGGCATAGCCTTCGAGATAGCCGAGGAGATAAGCCCGGACTACGTTCTAATTCCAACCAGCTCGGGCGGGCTCTTCCGGGGAATAGCCAAAGGCTTCATCGAGCTCCACGAGAGCGGGCTCATCGATGACCTCCCCACCCTCATAGCGGTTCAGGCGGAGGGCTGTTCGCCGATATGCAGGGCTTTTAAGGAGGGCAGGGAGAAGATCAAGCGCTTTGAAAATCCCAAGACCATAGCTAAGGCCATAGCCAACCCGTATCCGCCGAGCGGGAACGCGGTTCTAAGGCTCATGCGGGACTTCGGCTGGAGCTGTGTATCCGTTTCCGACGGTGAGATACTCGAAGCTCAGAGGAAGCTCGCCGGCGAAGGCCTCTTCGTCCAACCGGCGAGTGCGACAGGCATAGCGGCGCTGGAGAGGCTCGACCTTCCAAGCGGTGCCAAAGTCGTCTCCATCCTCACCGGCTCGGGCTTGAGAACGCTGAAGGACGCGCCAACTGGAAAAATAGAGGAGTGCCCGCTCGGGATGCTGGAAAGCTGTTTGAGGTGA
- a CDS encoding alanyl-tRNA editing protein produces MSSVEVRTHTALHVVKGAVVKVLGENAKWTASVYVDGNHGRLAVKFDRKPTPEEVAEIERLANEKVKENAPVRVYELPRDEAEKRFGEDMYDLFPIPPEVRTLRVVVIEGWNVNACNKEHTATTGEIGEVKIRKVRFRRSKELLEISFDVM; encoded by the coding sequence ATGTCGTCGGTTGAGGTTAGAACCCACACTGCACTGCACGTGGTTAAAGGAGCTGTCGTCAAGGTTCTGGGCGAAAACGCCAAGTGGACGGCGAGCGTTTACGTGGACGGAAACCACGGAAGGCTGGCCGTCAAGTTCGACAGGAAGCCAACGCCCGAGGAGGTTGCCGAGATAGAGCGCCTCGCCAACGAGAAGGTAAAAGAGAACGCCCCGGTTCGCGTTTACGAGCTGCCCAGGGACGAGGCCGAGAAGCGCTTCGGAGAGGACATGTACGACCTCTTCCCGATTCCACCTGAGGTAAGGACCCTCAGGGTCGTCGTCATCGAGGGCTGGAACGTCAACGCCTGCAACAAGGAGCACACCGCAACGACGGGAGAAATCGGGGAGGTAAAAATCAGAAAGGTCCGCTTTAGGAGGAGCAAGGAGCTGCTTGAGATAAGCTTTGACGTCATGTAA
- a CDS encoding glycine C-acetyltransferase — MAKLDWIKEELKELKDKGLYVTIRKLESSQGPWVVVDGKRVLNMCSNNYLGLAAHPKIKEAAIRAILDYGVGAGAVRTIAGTMELHVELEEKLAKFKKREAAILFQSGYNANLGALSALLTKKDNGVFISEELNHASIIDGMRLSGAPKVIYKHLDMEDLKKRLEENKDKEKKIIVSDGVFSMDGDLAPLPEMAELAEQYDAMLYIDDAHGEGVLGDSGRGIVDHFKLHDRVDFEMGTLSKAFGVIGGYVAGPEEAIDYLRQRGRPFLFSSAPNPPDVAAAIASVEILQKSDELVRKLWDNTHFLQNGLRDLGYDLGNTKHPITPVMLYDEKTAQEFSRRLYDEYNIFAQAIVYPTVPLGTARIRLEPSAAHSKEDLQYVLDAFEDLGKKTGFLK, encoded by the coding sequence ATGGCAAAGCTGGACTGGATTAAGGAAGAGCTCAAAGAGCTCAAGGACAAGGGCTTGTATGTAACTATAAGAAAGCTCGAGAGCTCCCAGGGCCCCTGGGTCGTCGTTGACGGAAAGCGCGTTCTCAACATGTGTTCGAACAACTACCTCGGCCTGGCCGCACACCCCAAGATAAAGGAGGCCGCGATAAGGGCCATCCTCGACTACGGCGTCGGTGCCGGAGCGGTTAGGACCATCGCCGGTACCATGGAGCTTCACGTGGAGCTCGAGGAGAAGCTCGCCAAGTTCAAGAAGAGAGAGGCCGCCATACTCTTCCAGAGCGGCTACAACGCCAACCTCGGCGCTCTAAGTGCTCTGCTCACCAAGAAAGACAACGGCGTGTTCATCAGCGAGGAGCTCAACCACGCGAGCATCATAGACGGAATGCGCCTCAGCGGCGCCCCGAAGGTCATCTACAAGCACCTCGACATGGAGGACCTCAAGAAGCGCCTCGAGGAGAACAAGGACAAGGAGAAGAAAATCATCGTCAGCGACGGTGTCTTCTCGATGGACGGTGACCTCGCCCCGCTGCCGGAGATGGCCGAGTTAGCTGAACAGTACGATGCCATGCTCTACATAGACGACGCCCACGGTGAGGGTGTCCTCGGAGACAGCGGAAGGGGTATAGTTGACCACTTCAAGCTCCACGACCGCGTTGACTTCGAGATGGGTACGCTGAGCAAGGCCTTCGGTGTCATCGGCGGCTACGTGGCTGGACCGGAGGAGGCCATCGACTACCTCCGCCAGCGCGGAAGGCCGTTCCTCTTCTCAAGCGCCCCGAACCCACCCGACGTCGCCGCGGCTATAGCTTCCGTCGAGATACTCCAAAAGAGCGACGAGCTCGTCAGGAAGCTCTGGGACAACACCCACTTCCTCCAGAACGGGTTGAGGGACCTCGGCTACGACCTCGGCAACACCAAGCACCCGATAACCCCGGTCATGCTCTACGACGAGAAGACCGCCCAGGAGTTCTCAAGGAGGCTCTACGACGAGTACAACATTTTCGCGCAGGCGATAGTCTACCCGACCGTCCCGCTCGGAACTGCTCGCATAAGGCTCGAGCCCTCTGCGGCCCACAGCAAGGAGGACCTCCAGTACGTGCTGGATGCCTTCGAGGACCTCGGAAAGAAGACTGGGTTCCTGAAGTGA
- the endA gene encoding tRNA-intron lyase, with protein MKEPIIFQLSGDRVFSEREKAINQFYNKRYFGEVVNGKLFLSLIEAAYLMEKGKIRVFDGERELSFQDLVELGRKRDDQFDIKLLVYTDLRDRGYTVKSALKFGSHFRVYRRGMDEHSQWLIWVVPENLRFSPNDITARVRVAHGVRKNMVMAVVDEDNDVVYYKIEWVKF; from the coding sequence TTGAAGGAACCGATAATCTTTCAGCTCAGCGGGGACAGGGTCTTCAGCGAGAGGGAGAAGGCGATAAACCAGTTCTACAACAAGCGCTACTTTGGCGAGGTCGTGAACGGAAAGCTCTTCCTCTCGCTCATAGAGGCGGCCTACCTGATGGAGAAGGGCAAGATACGGGTCTTCGACGGCGAAAGGGAGCTTTCCTTCCAGGATTTGGTCGAACTCGGCAGGAAGAGGGACGACCAGTTCGACATAAAGCTCCTCGTCTACACCGACCTGCGCGACAGGGGCTACACCGTCAAGTCCGCCCTCAAGTTCGGCTCCCACTTCCGCGTTTACAGGCGCGGAATGGACGAGCATTCCCAGTGGCTGATATGGGTAGTCCCAGAGAACCTCCGCTTTTCCCCGAACGACATCACCGCCCGCGTTCGCGTCGCCCACGGCGTCAGGAAGAACATGGTCATGGCCGTCGTTGATGAGGACAACGACGTGGTGTACTATAAGATTGAGTGGGTGAAGTTTTGA